The following proteins come from a genomic window of Streptomyces sp. Sge12:
- a CDS encoding bifunctional MaoC family dehydratase N-terminal/OB-fold nucleic acid binding domain-containing protein, producing the protein MTADAEADGMVDAAGTSAGTSAGTGAGTGAGTSAATEADEAARFLRLLAAFEGQPAATGGRGKDAVNEPMIRHWCEAMGDANPAYTGPDAVAPPTMLQAWTMGGLSGHAGRSSAYDELLGLLDSAGFTSVVATDCEQEYLRPLRPGNVITFDAVIESVSPRKTTKLGTGHFVTTRMDVRADGEPAGTHRFRILKYAPAARPVKQPPAQRPRPVINRDNQGFWDGVREHRLLIQRCTACATLRFPWLPGCNACASPDWDTVEACGAGTVFSYVVMHHPPFPAFDPPYAVALVELAEGVRMVSNITGVPYDKVRIGLPVQLEFLRVDDGLELPVFRGSEG; encoded by the coding sequence CGGCCGGGACGTCGGCCGGGACCGGGGCCGGGACCGGGGCCGGGACGTCGGCCGCGACCGAGGCCGACGAGGCAGCCCGGTTCCTCAGGCTGCTGGCGGCCTTCGAGGGGCAGCCGGCCGCCACCGGGGGCCGGGGCAAGGACGCGGTCAACGAGCCGATGATCCGCCACTGGTGCGAGGCGATGGGCGACGCCAACCCCGCGTACACCGGACCGGACGCCGTCGCCCCGCCCACCATGCTCCAGGCCTGGACCATGGGTGGCCTCTCCGGCCATGCCGGCCGCTCCTCCGCCTACGACGAGCTCCTCGGGCTCCTCGACAGCGCCGGTTTCACCTCCGTGGTCGCCACCGACTGCGAGCAGGAGTACCTCCGCCCGCTGCGCCCCGGCAACGTGATCACCTTCGACGCCGTCATCGAGTCGGTCTCGCCCCGCAAGACGACCAAGCTGGGCACCGGCCACTTCGTGACCACCCGCATGGACGTCCGCGCCGACGGTGAGCCCGCCGGTACCCACCGCTTCCGCATCCTCAAGTACGCGCCCGCCGCCCGGCCGGTGAAGCAGCCCCCGGCGCAGCGCCCCCGTCCGGTGATCAACCGAGACAACCAGGGATTCTGGGACGGCGTGCGGGAGCACAGACTGCTGATCCAGCGCTGCACCGCCTGCGCCACCCTCCGCTTCCCGTGGCTCCCCGGCTGCAACGCCTGCGCGAGCCCCGACTGGGACACCGTCGAAGCCTGCGGCGCCGGCACGGTGTTCAGCTACGTCGTCATGCACCACCCGCCCTTCCCGGCCTTCGACCCGCCCTACGCGGTCGCACTCGTCGAGCTCGCCGAGGGAGTCCGGATGGTCAGCAACATCACCGGCGTGCCCTACGACAAGGTGCGCATCGGCCTCCCCGTCCAGCTGGAGTTCCTGCGCGTCGACGACGGCCTCGAACTCCCCGTCTTCCGAGGGAGCGAAGGCTGA
- a CDS encoding long-chain fatty acid--CoA ligase gives MLSTMQDVPLLVTRILRHGMTIHGKSQVTTWTGEAEPHRRSFAEIGNRATRLAGALREQLGVQQSDAVATLMWNNAEHVEAYFAIPSMGAVLHTLNLRLPPEQLVFIVNHAADRVVLVNGTLLPLLAPLLPHLPTVEHVVVSGIGDRSALEGLNVQVHEYEELLAGSSDSFDWPELDERQAAAMCYTSGTTGEPKGVVFSHRSIYLHSMQVNMAESMGLTDRDTTLVVVPQFHVNAWGLPHATFMTGINMLMPDRFLQPAPLAEMIEREKPTHAAAVPTIWQGLLAEVTANPRDLTSMKQVTIGGSACPPALMEAYDKLGVRVCHAWGMTETSPLGTMAHPPAGLSAEEEWPYRITQGRFPAGVEARLVGPNGDFLPWDGESAGELEVRGNWIASSYYGGASGEPFRPEDKFSADGWLKTGDVGVISADGFLTLTDRAKDVIKSGGEWISSVDLENALMAHPEVAEAAVVAVPDEKWGERPLATVVLKEGATVNYTGLRDFLAQTVAKWQLPERWTFIEAVPKTSVGKFDKKVIRKQYADGGLDVTKLD, from the coding sequence TTGCTCAGCACCATGCAGGACGTACCGCTCCTCGTCACCCGCATACTCCGACACGGGATGACGATCCACGGGAAGTCCCAGGTCACGACCTGGACCGGGGAGGCTGAGCCGCACCGCCGCAGCTTCGCCGAGATCGGCAACCGCGCCACCCGTCTCGCCGGCGCCCTGCGCGAGCAGCTCGGAGTGCAGCAGTCGGATGCTGTTGCGACTCTGATGTGGAACAACGCCGAGCACGTCGAGGCGTACTTCGCGATCCCCTCCATGGGCGCGGTCCTGCACACCCTCAACCTGCGGCTCCCTCCTGAGCAGCTGGTCTTCATCGTCAACCACGCCGCCGACCGGGTGGTACTGGTCAACGGCACCCTGCTGCCCCTGCTCGCGCCGCTGCTGCCGCACCTGCCGACCGTCGAGCACGTGGTGGTCAGCGGCATCGGCGACCGCTCCGCGCTCGAGGGCCTGAACGTGCAGGTGCACGAGTACGAGGAGCTCCTCGCCGGCAGCTCCGACAGCTTCGACTGGCCCGAGCTGGACGAGCGCCAGGCGGCCGCGATGTGCTACACCTCCGGCACCACCGGGGAACCCAAGGGCGTCGTCTTCTCCCACCGCTCGATCTACCTGCACTCCATGCAGGTCAACATGGCCGAGTCGATGGGTCTGACGGACCGGGACACCACCCTCGTCGTGGTCCCGCAGTTCCACGTGAACGCCTGGGGACTGCCGCACGCCACCTTCATGACCGGTATCAACATGCTGATGCCGGACCGCTTCCTGCAGCCCGCCCCACTCGCCGAGATGATCGAGCGGGAGAAGCCCACGCACGCCGCGGCCGTCCCCACCATCTGGCAGGGACTGCTGGCCGAGGTCACCGCCAACCCGCGCGACCTGACCTCGATGAAGCAGGTCACCATCGGCGGCTCGGCCTGTCCGCCCGCCCTGATGGAGGCGTACGACAAGCTCGGCGTCCGTGTCTGCCACGCCTGGGGCATGACCGAGACCTCCCCGCTCGGCACGATGGCGCACCCGCCGGCCGGCCTGAGCGCCGAGGAGGAGTGGCCCTACCGGATCACCCAGGGCCGCTTCCCGGCGGGTGTCGAGGCCCGGCTGGTCGGCCCGAACGGCGACTTCCTGCCCTGGGACGGGGAGTCGGCGGGCGAGCTGGAGGTGCGCGGCAACTGGATCGCGAGCTCCTACTACGGGGGCGCGTCCGGCGAACCCTTCCGTCCCGAGGACAAGTTCAGCGCCGACGGCTGGCTCAAGACCGGCGATGTCGGTGTCATCAGCGCCGACGGCTTCCTCACCCTCACCGACCGCGCCAAGGACGTCATCAAGTCCGGCGGCGAGTGGATCTCCAGCGTGGACCTGGAGAACGCGCTGATGGCGCACCCCGAGGTCGCCGAGGCCGCGGTCGTCGCCGTCCCCGACGAGAAGTGGGGGGAGCGCCCGCTGGCCACGGTCGTCCTCAAGGAGGGCGCGACCGTGAATTACACGGGTCTGCGTGACTTCCTCGCCCAGACCGTCGCCAAGTGGCAGCTTCCGGAGCGCTGGACGTTCATCGAGGCGGTGCCGAAGACCAGCGTCGGCAAGTTCGACAAGAAGGTCATCCGCAAGCAGTACGCGGACGGCGGGCTGGACGTCACCAAGCTCGACTGA
- a CDS encoding PH domain-containing protein, with product MGLFGNAHTVDPVSAQRDYARLLGQGEQVHAAYLLIRDTILFTDRRLVLVDKQGLTGKKVEYHSIPYRSITHFSVETAGHFDLDAELKIWISGSSTPIEKTFTKGVDIYEVQAILTQFVAR from the coding sequence ATGGGACTGTTCGGGAACGCGCACACCGTCGACCCCGTGTCGGCGCAGCGGGACTACGCGCGGCTGCTGGGGCAGGGGGAGCAGGTCCATGCTGCCTACCTGCTGATCCGGGACACGATCCTGTTCACGGACCGGCGGCTGGTGCTCGTCGACAAGCAGGGGCTCACGGGCAAGAAGGTGGAGTACCACTCCATCCCGTACCGGAGCATCACGCACTTTTCCGTCGAGACCGCCGGGCACTTCGATCTCGATGCCGAGCTCAAGATCTGGATATCCGGCAGCTCGACGCCGATCGAGAAGACCTTCACCAAGGGGGTCGACATCTATGAGGTGCAGGCGATCCTGACGCAGTTCGTCGCCCGGTAG
- a CDS encoding antibiotic biosynthesis monooxygenase, producing the protein MAITNTSEHTVPADNGEVNLLIARQVEPGHEETFEAWAHGILETAAGFPDHLGYGLFRPAADGGPWFLVHRFRNQAAFQRWQDSPERAQWFSNCLGHHHTEIARRELHGMETWFAKPGTTRPAPPRWKMAISSGLAIFPISLIGNAVLGPYLVDLHFVLRTAAFAVVFSTLMTYLAMPAVSRLLRPWLTRG; encoded by the coding sequence ATGGCCATCACCAACACGAGCGAGCACACCGTCCCCGCCGACAACGGGGAGGTGAACCTGCTCATCGCGCGGCAGGTGGAGCCCGGGCACGAGGAGACCTTCGAGGCCTGGGCGCACGGGATCCTGGAGACGGCCGCGGGCTTCCCGGACCATCTCGGCTACGGGCTCTTCCGCCCGGCGGCGGACGGCGGACCGTGGTTCCTGGTCCACCGCTTCCGCAATCAGGCCGCGTTCCAGCGCTGGCAGGACTCCCCGGAGCGGGCGCAGTGGTTCTCCAACTGCCTCGGCCACCACCACACCGAGATAGCCCGCCGGGAACTGCACGGCATGGAGACCTGGTTCGCGAAGCCGGGTACGACCCGGCCCGCGCCGCCGCGGTGGAAGATGGCGATCAGCTCGGGGCTGGCCATCTTCCCGATCTCGCTGATCGGCAACGCGGTGCTCGGGCCGTACCTGGTGGATCTGCACTTCGTACTGCGGACGGCCGCCTTCGCCGTCGTGTTCAGCACCTTGATGACCTACCTGGCCATGCCCGCGGTCAGCAGGCTGCTGCGGCCATGGCTCACCCGGGGCTAG
- a CDS encoding acyl-CoA dehydrogenase family protein, with protein sequence MDFHPTEEQTAAAGLAARIFSDLATHERLAEAGTGSDAELWKALTAAGLIAAVEETGLLGLVLLLEEQGRTTAQVPYAATCVYGILPVAAHGSPEQRARLLPALGTGDAVATGAFPARGRITAEGGRLTGTAPAVPWLRDATHVLVPDANRSLWLVRTDAPGVRTSPVETTAPWSAGRLTLTGAEAERLGRDGAYEDTLAAARTAFAGLQAGVCAGSLARAVEYTSTREQFGRPLSTNQGVMLRAADAYMDTEAIRVTAYEAAWRIDQGLPAQEHVLTAAWWASEAGKRVVHAGQHLHGGMGADLDHPVHRHFLWGRQLDAYLGCGSELLAELGASIAESGASASTAEGEQA encoded by the coding sequence ATGGATTTCCACCCCACCGAGGAACAGACCGCCGCGGCCGGCCTCGCCGCCCGGATCTTCTCCGATCTCGCCACCCACGAACGCCTCGCCGAAGCGGGCACCGGCAGCGACGCCGAACTCTGGAAGGCCCTCACCGCCGCCGGACTGATCGCCGCGGTCGAGGAGACCGGCCTGCTCGGGCTGGTCCTGCTGCTGGAGGAACAGGGCCGTACCACGGCGCAGGTCCCGTACGCCGCCACCTGCGTGTACGGGATCCTCCCCGTGGCCGCCCACGGCAGCCCCGAGCAGCGCGCCCGCCTGCTGCCCGCCCTCGGCACGGGCGACGCGGTGGCCACCGGAGCCTTCCCGGCGCGCGGCCGGATCACCGCCGAGGGCGGCCGCCTCACCGGGACCGCCCCCGCGGTGCCCTGGTTGCGCGACGCCACGCACGTACTGGTCCCGGACGCGAACCGGTCGCTGTGGCTCGTACGGACCGATGCGCCCGGCGTGCGGACCTCCCCGGTGGAGACCACCGCCCCCTGGTCGGCGGGCCGGCTGACCCTGACGGGAGCCGAGGCCGAACGCCTCGGCCGCGACGGCGCGTACGAGGACACGCTCGCCGCAGCCCGCACCGCCTTCGCAGGACTCCAGGCGGGCGTCTGCGCGGGCTCCCTCGCCCGGGCGGTCGAATACACCTCCACCCGTGAGCAGTTCGGCAGGCCGCTCTCCACCAACCAGGGCGTCATGCTGCGCGCGGCCGACGCGTACATGGACACCGAGGCGATCCGGGTCACCGCGTACGAGGCGGCCTGGCGCATCGACCAGGGCCTTCCGGCACAGGAGCACGTGCTGACGGCCGCCTGGTGGGCCTCGGAGGCGGGCAAGCGGGTCGTGCACGCGGGCCAGCACCTGCACGGCGGTATGGGCGCCGACCTGGACCACCCCGTCCACCGCCACTTCCTGTGGGGCCGCCAACTGGACGCCTACCTGGGCTGCGGCAGCGAACTGCTGGCCGAGCTGGGGGCCTCGATCGCCGAGTCCGGCGCATCCGCTTCGACAGCCGAGGGAGAGCAGGCATGA
- a CDS encoding MaoC family dehydratase, whose product MNVGDTLPPLEIPVTRTLIVAGAIASRDYQDVHHDAALAQEKGSPDIFMNILTTNGLVGRYVTDRLGPRAVLRKVAIRLGAPNYPGDTMTLTGTVTAVSGTTVEIRVVGANGIGHHVSGTVTAEVAA is encoded by the coding sequence ATGAACGTCGGCGACACGCTGCCGCCCCTGGAGATTCCGGTCACCCGCACCCTGATCGTCGCGGGCGCGATCGCCTCCCGCGACTACCAGGACGTGCACCACGACGCGGCGCTCGCGCAGGAGAAGGGCTCCCCGGACATCTTCATGAACATCCTGACCACGAACGGCCTGGTCGGCCGGTACGTGACCGACCGGCTCGGGCCGCGCGCCGTCCTGCGCAAGGTGGCCATCCGGCTCGGCGCCCCCAACTATCCGGGCGACACGATGACCCTCACGGGCACCGTCACCGCCGTGTCGGGGACCACCGTCGAGATCCGGGTCGTCGGCGCCAACGGCATCGGTCACCACGTGTCCGGAACGGTCACCGCGGAGGTGGCGGCATGA
- a CDS encoding lipid-transfer protein — protein MSVRTRDELGGRAAIVGIGATEFSKDSGRSELKLAVEAVHAALDDAGLTPADVDGMVTFTMDTSPEITVAQAAGIGDLSFFSRIHYGGGAACATVQQAALAVATGVAEVVVCYRAFNERSGRRFGSGVQQREPSAEGAALGWSLPWGLLTPASWVAMTAQRYLHTYNLTPEAFGHVAVADRRHAANNPAAYFHGKPITLADHAASRWIVEPLRLLDCCQETDGGQAVVVTTTERARDLRHAPAVITAAAQGAGRRQEGMTSFYRDDLTGLPEMDVVARQLWRTSGLRPSDIDVGILYDHFTPFVLMQLEEFGFCAPGEAADFVAADALPLNTHGGQLGEAYLHGMNGIAEAVRQLRGTSVNQVAGAAHALVTAGTGVPTSGLILGADG, from the coding sequence ATGAGTGTCCGCACCCGCGACGAGCTCGGCGGCCGCGCCGCCATCGTCGGCATCGGAGCGACCGAGTTCTCCAAGGACTCCGGCCGCAGCGAACTCAAACTCGCCGTCGAGGCCGTGCACGCCGCCCTCGACGACGCAGGGCTCACCCCCGCCGACGTCGACGGCATGGTCACCTTCACGATGGACACCAGCCCCGAGATCACCGTCGCCCAGGCGGCGGGCATCGGCGACCTGTCCTTCTTCTCCCGCATCCACTACGGCGGCGGTGCGGCCTGCGCCACCGTCCAGCAGGCCGCCCTCGCCGTCGCCACCGGGGTCGCGGAGGTGGTGGTCTGCTACCGCGCCTTCAACGAGCGTTCCGGGCGCCGCTTCGGGTCCGGGGTCCAGCAGCGGGAGCCCTCGGCGGAGGGGGCGGCCCTCGGCTGGTCGCTGCCCTGGGGGCTGCTGACCCCCGCCTCCTGGGTGGCCATGACCGCCCAGCGCTACCTGCACACCTACAACCTCACCCCGGAGGCCTTCGGGCACGTTGCCGTCGCCGACCGCCGACACGCCGCCAACAACCCCGCCGCCTACTTCCACGGCAAGCCCATCACCCTCGCCGACCACGCCGCCTCGCGCTGGATCGTGGAGCCGCTGCGGCTGCTGGACTGCTGCCAGGAGACCGACGGTGGCCAGGCGGTCGTCGTCACCACGACCGAGCGCGCCCGGGACCTGCGGCACGCGCCGGCCGTGATCACCGCGGCCGCACAGGGGGCCGGACGACGGCAGGAGGGCATGACCTCCTTCTACCGCGACGACCTCACCGGGCTGCCGGAGATGGACGTCGTCGCCCGCCAGCTGTGGCGGACGAGCGGGTTGCGGCCGTCGGACATCGACGTCGGCATCCTCTACGACCACTTCACCCCCTTCGTGCTGATGCAGCTGGAGGAGTTCGGCTTCTGCGCGCCGGGCGAGGCCGCGGACTTCGTGGCCGCCGACGCCCTGCCGCTGAACACGCACGGGGGCCAGCTCGGAGAGGCGTACCTGCACGGCATGAACGGCATTGCCGAGGCCGTCCGCCAGCTCCGCGGGACCTCGGTCAACCAGGTGGCGGGCGCGGCGCACGCGCTCGTCACGGCCGGTACCGGGGTCCCGACCTCCGGGCTGATCCTCGGCGCCGACGGCTGA
- a CDS encoding SigE family RNA polymerase sigma factor translates to MTTPVCTLASNPTPYPSFSAYVRTRGTVLMRTARSLTANPCDAEDLLQTALAKTYVAWDRIEDHRALDGYVRRTLVNTRTSQWRKRRVDEFVCDELPETEAAPTPDPAEAQALRDAMWRAVTRLPDRQRAMVVLRYYEDLSEVQTAELLGVSVGTVKSAVSRALGKLREDPELTPVR, encoded by the coding sequence ATGACCACGCCAGTGTGCACGCTCGCCTCGAACCCGACGCCGTACCCGTCGTTCTCGGCGTACGTCCGGACCCGCGGCACGGTCCTGATGCGCACTGCGCGCTCCCTCACCGCCAACCCGTGCGATGCGGAGGACCTGCTCCAGACGGCCCTCGCGAAGACGTACGTGGCCTGGGACCGGATCGAGGACCACCGGGCCCTGGACGGCTACGTCCGGCGGACCCTGGTGAACACCCGTACCTCCCAGTGGCGCAAGCGCAGGGTGGACGAGTTCGTCTGCGACGAGCTCCCGGAGACCGAGGCGGCCCCGACCCCCGACCCCGCCGAGGCGCAGGCGCTGCGCGACGCGATGTGGCGCGCCGTGACCCGGCTGCCCGACCGCCAGCGGGCCATGGTCGTCCTGCGGTACTACGAGGACCTCAGCGAGGTACAGACCGCGGAGCTGCTGGGCGTCTCCGTCGGCACGGTCAAGAGCGCGGTCTCCCGTGCGCTGGGCAAACTCCGAGAGGACCCCGAGCTCACGCCGGTCCGGTGA
- a CDS encoding response regulator, giving the protein MSSRPSRGAARLAAILDALPDALLLVNANGTVVNANSIALEVMESPGTGLVGRGVLDLLPEFDSKLIPGSMRRPGEDEGGRAKPKRMIARRTDGSEFPVEVTSAHLDGRDAYREPQPSYTGDELLMLVVRDLSQTVDTEAELARSQRQTEMILRAAAEGVVGTDTDGRVVLVNPAAAQILGYRATDLGNRELHGLVQHSRADGSPFPFEESPLADTLRSGRKHRVRGQVLWNKAGQPVAVDLTTSPVRDGEQLVGAVMTFTDRRPYDALAARHAQLMAVLGDSLRGPLDELRGELATLAADDAGQLWPEANQLLHHLAAGYSRMTTLVDNVLGYQRLDSGRDRLSKKKVLINTVVAAGVDGAVELIGPGRAQFAVHAPTIEAEVDADRIATALAHLVADVAGVDATGKTRQGSGYSDSTIVVAAAQRGDVVRIEVRGPYEGGNPVHEPIVRGIVAAHGGVLQTVEVPGAPGGAYVLELPLGSGAGTVTLPEPAEEPPTGPTTDGAGSAGGAAPGKVSGGRRGRRGVDAFLDDEAPGPGAAQAAQGGGALALPSGRRRAGEAGEAPEAGPELAQSPVNPAGLGTGRRRGRAGDGSDGADGPGGPGRPVPPQGTAMPALPPVPAVPPVPVTEHPAGRRRALGAAGPAQPGGPVPATGLGPTPAPARPIAPEGGFALPAGPTPAPAPAPVGADSDSEAPAGRRGRRVLGAPAGEPEASAVQSAESAENPTGRRRALAGAPAWPVPAARTAPEDDDASGSVAVPGARRPQDAPAEGQTAQPISVRALGTLGQGISVDPGGSGPASAPGAASGSGRRRRLAEPAPQGRAFAIGAPEAGADEGPEPLDGPGGAVEVVNRPAPRPVDDELPPEPLDNPRRLLVWPAPDVQTQQALSDRGYRPVIVHSREEVDAQIAAFPAALFVDPLTGPITRTALQSLRQAAVAAEVPVLVTAGLGHATREAAYGADPAVLLKALAPRDSEQHPSRVLLIEEHEEIATALTAALERRGMQVARAGADTDAVELATRMRPNLVVMDLMQVRRRRAGIVDWLRANGQLNRTPLVVYTTTGIDPAELPRLASGESVLFLAERATTADVQGRIVDLLAKIGTN; this is encoded by the coding sequence GTGAGCAGCAGGCCATCCCGAGGCGCTGCTCGCCTCGCAGCAATACTCGACGCTCTTCCGGACGCGCTGTTGCTCGTCAACGCCAACGGCACGGTCGTCAACGCCAATTCGATCGCTCTCGAGGTCATGGAGAGCCCGGGCACCGGGCTCGTCGGCCGCGGCGTGCTCGACCTCCTGCCCGAGTTCGACTCCAAGCTGATCCCCGGCTCCATGCGCCGGCCCGGCGAGGACGAGGGCGGCCGCGCCAAGCCCAAGCGCATGATCGCGCGCCGCACCGACGGCTCCGAGTTCCCCGTCGAGGTCACCAGCGCCCATCTCGACGGACGCGACGCCTACCGCGAGCCGCAGCCCTCGTACACCGGTGACGAGCTGCTGATGCTCGTGGTCCGGGACCTCTCGCAGACCGTGGACACCGAGGCCGAGCTGGCCCGCTCGCAGCGGCAGACCGAGATGATCCTGCGCGCCGCCGCCGAGGGCGTCGTGGGCACCGACACCGACGGACGGGTGGTGCTGGTCAACCCGGCCGCCGCCCAGATCCTCGGCTACCGTGCCACCGACCTCGGCAACCGCGAACTGCACGGCCTCGTCCAGCACTCCCGCGCCGACGGCTCCCCCTTCCCCTTCGAGGAGTCCCCGCTCGCCGACACCCTGCGCAGCGGACGCAAGCACCGCGTCCGCGGGCAGGTGCTGTGGAACAAGGCCGGGCAGCCGGTCGCCGTCGACCTGACCACCTCGCCCGTGCGGGACGGGGAGCAGCTCGTCGGCGCGGTCATGACCTTCACCGACCGGCGCCCCTACGACGCCCTGGCCGCCCGGCACGCGCAGCTGATGGCCGTCCTCGGCGACTCCCTGCGGGGGCCGCTGGACGAGCTGCGCGGTGAGCTGGCGACGCTGGCCGCCGACGACGCCGGACAGTTGTGGCCCGAGGCCAACCAGCTGCTGCACCACCTGGCCGCCGGATACTCGCGGATGACCACCCTGGTGGACAACGTCCTCGGCTACCAGCGCCTGGACTCCGGCCGTGACCGGCTCTCGAAGAAGAAAGTCCTGATCAACACCGTCGTCGCGGCGGGTGTCGACGGCGCCGTCGAGCTGATCGGCCCGGGGCGCGCGCAGTTCGCCGTCCACGCGCCGACCATCGAGGCCGAGGTGGACGCGGACCGGATCGCGACCGCGCTCGCCCACCTGGTCGCGGACGTCGCCGGCGTGGACGCCACCGGCAAGACCCGTCAGGGCAGTGGCTACAGCGATTCGACGATCGTGGTGGCGGCCGCGCAGCGCGGCGATGTCGTACGGATCGAGGTGCGCGGGCCGTACGAGGGCGGGAACCCGGTCCACGAGCCCATCGTGCGGGGGATCGTGGCCGCGCACGGCGGCGTGCTGCAGACGGTGGAGGTTCCGGGCGCGCCCGGCGGGGCGTACGTGCTGGAGCTCCCGCTCGGCTCGGGTGCCGGGACGGTGACCCTGCCGGAGCCGGCGGAGGAGCCTCCGACGGGTCCGACCACGGACGGCGCGGGCTCCGCCGGGGGCGCCGCTCCCGGCAAGGTTTCCGGCGGTCGGCGCGGCCGGCGCGGTGTGGACGCCTTCCTGGACGACGAGGCCCCAGGCCCCGGCGCCGCGCAGGCGGCACAGGGGGGTGGCGCACTGGCGCTGCCTTCCGGGCGGCGCCGGGCGGGCGAGGCCGGCGAGGCTCCCGAGGCGGGACCCGAGCTCGCGCAGTCCCCGGTGAACCCCGCGGGGCTCGGCACCGGACGCCGCCGCGGCCGGGCCGGTGACGGCAGTGACGGCGCCGACGGCCCGGGTGGACCGGGGCGGCCCGTGCCCCCGCAGGGCACGGCCATGCCCGCGCTCCCGCCCGTACCCGCGGTGCCTCCGGTCCCGGTGACCGAGCATCCCGCCGGACGCCGCCGCGCGCTCGGTGCGGCCGGTCCTGCGCAGCCCGGCGGTCCGGTCCCCGCGACCGGGCTCGGGCCGACGCCCGCTCCCGCGCGGCCCATCGCCCCCGAGGGCGGCTTCGCACTGCCCGCCGGCCCGACCCCGGCCCCCGCTCCTGCTCCCGTCGGGGCCGACTCCGACTCCGAGGCTCCCGCCGGGCGGCGCGGCCGCCGCGTGCTGGGCGCCCCCGCCGGCGAGCCCGAAGCCTCCGCTGTCCAGTCCGCCGAGTCCGCCGAGAACCCCACCGGTCGGCGCCGCGCGCTGGCCGGCGCCCCGGCCTGGCCCGTACCGGCGGCCCGTACGGCTCCCGAGGACGACGATGCCTCCGGCTCGGTCGCGGTCCCCGGTGCGCGCCGTCCGCAGGATGCCCCCGCAGAGGGCCAGACCGCGCAGCCGATCAGCGTGCGCGCCCTCGGCACCCTCGGCCAGGGCATTTCCGTGGACCCGGGCGGCTCCGGCCCGGCCTCCGCGCCCGGTGCGGCTTCCGGGTCCGGGCGCCGTCGCCGGCTGGCCGAGCCCGCCCCGCAGGGCCGGGCCTTTGCGATAGGAGCGCCCGAGGCGGGCGCCGACGAGGGTCCCGAGCCGCTGGACGGCCCTGGCGGCGCCGTCGAGGTGGTCAACCGGCCCGCACCGCGGCCCGTGGACGACGAGCTGCCGCCGGAGCCCCTGGACAACCCGCGCCGGCTGCTGGTGTGGCCCGCGCCCGATGTACAGACCCAGCAGGCGCTCAGCGACCGCGGCTACCGGCCGGTGATCGTGCACTCCCGCGAGGAGGTGGACGCGCAGATCGCCGCGTTCCCCGCCGCGCTGTTCGTCGACCCGCTGACCGGTCCGATCACCCGGACCGCCCTGCAGTCCCTGCGCCAGGCTGCCGTGGCCGCTGAGGTGCCCGTACTGGTCACGGCCGGGCTGGGGCACGCCACGCGCGAAGCGGCGTACGGCGCCGATCCGGCCGTACTCCTCAAGGCGCTGGCCCCGCGCGACAGCGAGCAGCATCCCTCCCGGGTCCTGCTGATCGAGGAGCACGAGGAGATCGCGACCGCGCTGACTGCCGCCCTGGAGCGGCGCGGCATGCAGGTCGCCCGGGCGGGCGCCGACACCGACGCCGTGGAACTGGCGACGCGGATGCGGCCCAACCTGGTGGTCATGGACCTGATGCAGGTGCGCCGCCGGCGGGCCGGGATCGTGGACTGGCTGCGCGCCAACGGGCAGCTGAACCGCACGCCCCTGGTCGTCTACACGACGACCGGCATCGACCCGGCCGAACTGCCGCGGCTCGCCTCCGGCGAGAGCGTCCTCTTCCTCGCGGAGCGTGCCACCACCGCGGACGTCCAGGGCCGCATCGTGGACCTGCTGGCCAAGATCGGCACGAACTAG
- a CDS encoding SSI family serine proteinase inhibitor produces MLRLAAFAVTSALAAAAAGPLPPLPLGRLLATPDRLTIAMADTGNRHLDREYRLECDPVGGDHPQAEGACARLDQLAGQGKDPFAPVSKRQICTMQHGGPATARITGTWHGHKVDATFRRTNGCEISRWNELEPLLPSGRS; encoded by the coding sequence ATGCTGCGTCTCGCCGCCTTCGCCGTCACCTCCGCCCTGGCCGCCGCGGCGGCCGGGCCGCTGCCCCCGCTGCCGCTGGGCCGGCTGCTGGCGACACCCGACCGCCTCACCATCGCCATGGCCGACACCGGGAACCGTCACTTGGACCGGGAGTACCGGCTCGAATGCGACCCCGTCGGCGGCGACCACCCCCAGGCGGAGGGCGCCTGCGCCCGGCTGGACCAGCTCGCCGGGCAGGGGAAGGACCCCTTCGCCCCCGTCTCCAAGCGACAGATCTGCACCATGCAGCACGGGGGCCCCGCGACCGCCCGGATCACCGGAACCTGGCACGGCCACAAGGTGGACGCCACCTTCCGTCGGACCAACGGATGCGAAATCAGCCGCTGGAACGAGTTGGAACCTCTGCTTCCGAGTGGGCGTTCCTGA